A window of the Bacteroides thetaiotaomicron VPI-5482 genome harbors these coding sequences:
- a CDS encoding purple acid phosphatase family protein has translation MKITKKKIAWGIVLLILIAGGVICKIRWKVWFHNIPEIRYVLTEDPQRVFLTFGNDGELSRNVSWVCGGVSKQAKLEYTKIGSGDTLLVDGSSKFLRTLGGFGYANWAKFKELSYGDSYSYRVWNDDRSSDWYSFTMQPDSTDHFSFVFIGDVQDTLRGKTRGFMENVRHRYPQADFYMFAGDFAERPMNCYWDEAYQSVDSIAPTKPILVSPGNHEYVKGLVRVLEKRFAYVFSYLLESRYKNNNVYSIDYNDATIITLDSNRDPWFLFSQREWLEKTLKASKKKWKIVMLHHPVYSIKGKTNNLAVRWMFDGLFREYGVDLVLQGHEHNYARMTNKNDEGEMTTPLYLVSHASPKSYRLSFNDKYDRFGTDRRFYQHIDVTGDTLRMQAYLENDSLYDDVRIVKNASGTQIIDNAKDIPEILEMPARLSGKKAEEFERNAEKWRNRSLVK, from the coding sequence ATGAAGATTACGAAGAAGAAAATAGCTTGGGGCATCGTTCTCCTGATATTGATTGCCGGTGGTGTCATTTGTAAGATACGCTGGAAAGTCTGGTTCCACAATATCCCTGAAATACGCTATGTGCTGACGGAAGACCCGCAACGGGTATTTCTGACATTCGGAAATGACGGCGAACTGTCCCGTAATGTGAGCTGGGTGTGCGGAGGCGTTTCCAAGCAGGCAAAGCTGGAATATACAAAGATCGGTTCCGGAGATACTCTTCTCGTTGACGGCTCTTCCAAATTTCTCCGTACACTGGGCGGGTTCGGTTATGCCAACTGGGCAAAATTTAAAGAACTCTCTTATGGCGATTCCTACTCTTATCGGGTATGGAATGACGATCGCTCATCCGATTGGTATTCGTTCACGATGCAACCCGATTCGACTGATCATTTCTCCTTTGTATTTATAGGTGACGTGCAGGATACTTTGCGTGGAAAGACACGTGGCTTTATGGAAAATGTGCGCCATCGCTATCCGCAGGCGGACTTCTATATGTTTGCCGGTGACTTTGCAGAGCGTCCGATGAACTGTTACTGGGATGAAGCCTATCAGAGCGTGGATTCCATAGCTCCCACCAAACCGATATTGGTTTCTCCGGGAAATCATGAATATGTAAAAGGACTGGTACGTGTTTTGGAGAAACGATTTGCTTATGTCTTTTCTTATCTGCTCGAATCGAGGTATAAGAATAATAATGTATATTCTATTGATTACAACGATGCCACTATCATCACGCTGGATAGTAACCGTGATCCTTGGTTCCTCTTCTCTCAACGGGAATGGCTGGAGAAAACGCTGAAGGCTTCGAAAAAGAAATGGAAGATCGTCATGCTCCATCATCCTGTATATTCTATAAAAGGTAAAACGAACAACCTTGCCGTACGCTGGATGTTCGACGGACTGTTCCGTGAATATGGAGTAGACTTGGTGCTTCAGGGACATGAGCATAACTATGCCCGTATGACTAATAAGAACGATGAGGGCGAAATGACCACCCCGTTGTATCTGGTAAGCCACGCTTCCCCGAAGAGTTACCGTCTATCTTTCAATGATAAGTATGATCGTTTCGGGACGGACCGCCGTTTCTACCAGCATATCGACGTGACGGGAGACACGCTCCGGATGCAAGCTTATCTGGAGAATGACTCACTGTACGATGATGTCCGTATTGTGAAGAACGCTTCCGGCACTCAAATCATTGACAATGCAAAAGACATTCCGGAGATACTTGAAATGCCTGCAAGGTTGAGTGGAAAGAAAGCCGAAGAGTTCGAACGGAATGCTGAGAAGTGGAGGAACCGTTCCTTAGTAAAGTAA
- a CDS encoding IS3 family transposase codes for MSQRYSSRRKRGCIKFLCDYFGITRQGYYKHVNRHLEVDILTTSIVLYCKELLELMPKAGMRELYACCVSKFGPKMVIGRDRCYDIFRSNGLCQRTSRKRPKTTNSNHNYYIYPDLLNVAPKFVATRLGAMVVADITYVNTGQGWAYLSLLTDASSRAIVGYALYKTLETEGPLKALEMAISFYEKYHIDMSTLIHHSDRGVQYCSNKYVERLKEHQINISMTQCGDPLHNALAERMNNTIKNGWLFDCDDESFEQVSKRIEDAVYVYNHVRPHQGINMRTPMEVVSETGGLTA; via the coding sequence ACCCGACAAGGTTATTACAAGCATGTGAACCGACATTTGGAGGTTGATATCCTTACCACAAGCATCGTGTTGTACTGCAAAGAACTGTTGGAACTCATGCCCAAAGCTGGTATGCGCGAGTTATACGCCTGCTGCGTGAGTAAGTTTGGACCAAAGATGGTTATCGGTCGTGATCGTTGTTATGACATTTTTCGCTCCAATGGTTTGTGTCAACGTACAAGTCGCAAGCGTCCTAAAACAACGAATTCGAACCATAATTACTATATCTACCCCGATCTGTTGAATGTTGCACCCAAATTTGTCGCTACAAGATTGGGCGCTATGGTAGTGGCGGATATAACCTACGTAAACACCGGTCAGGGCTGGGCTTACCTCTCGTTGCTTACCGATGCGTCAAGTCGTGCCATCGTGGGATATGCGCTTTACAAAACTCTTGAGACGGAGGGGCCCTTGAAAGCTTTGGAGATGGCAATATCATTCTATGAGAAGTATCACATAGACATGAGCACTCTTATTCATCATTCCGACCGGGGTGTCCAATATTGCTCAAATAAATATGTAGAGAGGCTTAAAGAGCATCAAATCAACATCAGTATGACGCAGTGTGGTGATCCTTTACATAATGCATTGGCTGAAAGAATGAACAACACCATTAAAAACGGTTGGCTATTCGACTGTGATGATGAGAGCTTCGAGCAAGTAAGCAAGCGCATTGAAGATGCTGTATATGTATATAATCATGTGCGGCCTCATCAAGGGATAAACATGAGGACACCTATGGAAGTGGTCAGCGAAACGGGAGGATTAACAGCATAA